Sequence from the Corallococcus soli genome:
CCCTCCGGACACGGAGCAGAAGGGCGCGCGCTACCTGAGCGGCCGGCGTGACTGGAACGTGGCCCCGGGCGTCGTGGCCTCCTTCCAGGGAGACGCGCCGCGCGCGGTGCGGCCGTACATGGACCTCCGGTGCCTGCTGGCCTTCGACCTGGACCCCATCCAGTCCGACCCCCTGGGCGGCGTGCCGCCCGCGTGGAAGGTGGACGCGTCCATCCTCCTGCGCCTGGGCCTGGAGTTTCCGGTCGGTGAAAAGACGTCCTACGCTGTCTCCGTGGGAGGCGACTTCCGCAGCCGCTCCACGGACGCGGAGTTCATGCCCACGCTGTCCATGGGCGTGGTGTCCACGTTGTTCTAGAAGCCCCCTCCCTACTCCCCCCGAGGTCATCCATGCGCGGCAGTGTCATCGGTGCAGGCTCGTTCGGTACGGCGCTCGCGAACGTGCTCGCCGTGAATTGCGAGGAGGTCCGCCTGTGGGGCCGCGAGCCCGGCGCGGTGGAAGCCATCAACACCCGCCACGAGAACGTCACCTACCTCAAGGGCATCCCCCTGTCCGAGCGCGTGCGCGCCACCACGGACCTGGAGGAGGCGCTGGCGGGCTCGGAGATGGTGGTGCTCGCCACGCCCAGCCACGCCACGCGGGAGGTGCTCGCGCGCGCGAAGACGTTCCTGCCCAAGGGCGTGCCCCTGGTGACGGTGTCCAAGGGCATCGAGAACGAAACGCTCCTCACCATGACGGAGCTGTTGGAGGACTGTCTGCCGGAGGAGTTCCACCCGTACGTCGCGGTGCTCTCCGGCCCCAGCTTCGCCAAGGAGCTGGCGCGGCGCATGCCCACGGTGGTGACCATCGCGTCGCACTGGGACAAGGTGGCCCAGCGCTGTCAGAAGGCGCTTCAGACGGACACCTTCCGCTCGTACACCTCCACGGACGTGGTGGGCGTGCAGTACGGCGGCGCGCTCAAGAACGTCATCGCCATCGCCGCGGGCATGGCGGACGGCCTGGGCATGGGCCACAACGCGCGCGCGGCCATCATCACGCGCGGCCTGGCGGAGATCACCCGGCTCGCCGTGCGCAAGGGCGCCAACCCGCTCACGCTCTCCGGCCTGTCCGGCATGGGGGACCTGGTGCTCACGTGTACGGGCGAGCTCAGCCGCAACCGCCACGTGGGCATGGAACTGGGCAAGGGCCGCAAGCTGCCGGACATCCTCGCGGACATGAAGGAGGTCGCCGAGGGCGTGAAGACGGCGAAGAGCGCGCGCGACCTGTCGCTCAAGACGGGCGTGGAGCTGCCCATCTGCCAGCAGGTCTACGAGATTGCCTACGAGGGCAAGAACGCGAAGACCGCGGTGGTGGACCTGATGACGCGCCAGCCGAAGTCGGAGCTGTCCGGCGGCTAGCGCGCGGTGGGGTGGGCTCCGGGGAAGGCCGGAGCCCGGGGGCGCGGCTTCAGTAGCGGCGGGGTTTGGCTTCCGGACCCGCGCCGCGCACGCGCCACACGGTGAGCCGCTCGGAGTTGGTGTGGCTCAGCACCAGCCCCTCCGTCTGCATCTCCTCCAGCAGGCGGTTCGTCTTGAGGCGGTCCAGCCCGATGGTCTTGCCCAGCAGGTCACCGGGCATGCCGCTGATCTGCCGCCGCAGCTCGTTGATGATGGCGCGCTTGAACTCGTTCTTCTGCACGCCGTCCAGGTCCTGCGTCCGCCACGCGGAGAGGATGCCCCAGGCGATGAGCGCCAGCGTCACCACGGCGATGGCCGGGTAGAGGATGTGGCTGTTTTTCTCGAGCACCTCGATGTAGCCGGTTGAGATGGACGAGACGGGCTTGTCGTAGGCCGGCTCGGAGTCTTGTCCGGGCAGGCCTTCGATTTGAGCCGTCAACAGGGGGATGAGCAGTTTCAGCACGGGAGCCAAGGCCCCTCGACTCTAGAGGGGAGGCCCCCGTGCCGGCAACCCGCTCCTACACCCCGGGCGCCTGGACGACGCCCATGGACTCGGACGCCCCCTCGGCGAACAGGGTGGTGTCCGCCTTGGCGAGCAGCGTCGCCAGGCCCTCGCGCTTCGCAGCGCTGATGGCCACGCCGCCCTGGGAGCGCAGCAGCGTCTCCACCTCCTCCGGCGCCAGCAGGTCCGCCTTGTTCCACACCATCAGGCGAGGCTTCTCCATCAGGCCCAGCGAGTTGAGGATGGTCTCCACCGCCTCCACCTGATCATCCCGGGCGGGGTCGTTCGCGTCCACGACGTGCAGCAGGAGGCTTGCGTCGTACAGCTCCTCCAGCGTGGCGCGGAAGGCGGCGACCAGGTCCTTGGGCAGGTCCCGGATGAAGCCCACCGTGTCGGTGATGATGACCTCGCGGTCGCGGGGGAAGTTCAGCCGGCGGCTCGTGGGGTCCAACGTGGCGAACAGCTTGTCCTCCGCCAGCACCTTCGCGTTGGTGATGGCGTTGAGCAGCGTGGACTTGCCCGCGTTGGTGTAGCCCACGATGGAGATGACCGGCACCTCGCGCCGGTTGCGCTGGGCCCGCCGGACGCTGCGCTCGCGGCTGATGAGGTCGATGCGCTTCTCCAGATTCGTGATGCGCTCGCGCACGCGGCGACGGTCGATCTCCAGCTTCGTCTCGCCGGGGCCGCGTCCGCCCACGCCACCACCCATGAGCCGGCTGAGCGAGTCGTCGCCCTGCACCAGCCGGGGCAGCCGGTACTTCTGCTGCGCCAGCTCCACCTGGAGCTTGCCCTCCGCCGTCTGCGCGCGCTGGGCGAAGATGTCCAGGATGAGCTGCGTGCGGTCCAACACCTTGAGGCTGGTCGCGTCACCGATGTGGCGCCCCTGCGACGGGGTGAGGTCCTTGTCGAAGATGAGCAGGTCCACCATGGACTGCATGGAGCGCAGGTTCAGGTCGTCCAGCTTGCCCCGGCCAATCAGGTAGCGAGGATCCGCTTCCCGCCGCACCTGGAGCACGCTGTCCATCACCTCCACGCCCGCGGTGCGCGCCAGCTCCTTCAACTCCTCCAGCGAGGACTCCGCCCGCGCGCGGTTGCCGTCCAGGCACACCGCCACGAGGATGGCGCGCTCGCGGCCGGACACCGTGCGCGCGGCCGCCTTGCGGTTGAACTCCTCCTCCAGCGCGTCCAGCGTCGCCAGCAGGTCCGGCTGCTCGACGTGCACGCTGGGCAGCGTGGCCACCTGCCAGAACTCGCCGGTGCCGTTCTCCGGCACCAGGTGGGCGTAGTGCAGCACCCCAGGCAGGCCTTCCTGGCCCACGCCCACGGCGGCCACGCAGTCCAGGCGCAGCAGCGCCAGGTCCGTGAGGTCGTCCTTCGTCAGGGGTTCGCTCTTCAGGTGCGTGTGGACCAGCCGCAGGCCACGAAGGCGGATCTGACCGGCGCGCGCACGGCCGATGTCCGGCAGCTCCAGCTTGTGCGCGTTGCCCACCACGACGTGCTCGATGTCGCCCTTGCGGTTGATGAGGACGCCCACCTGCCGGTTAAGCTCGTGCGACAGCTCGGTGAGGTGGCGGGCAAGCTCCGCGGAGACGATTTCGCGCGGATCCACCCGGCGGCGGAAGGTGTTGCGCAGCCGCTGCTGCTCGCTCGACTTCAGACCCAGGGTATTGCCGAAGATTTCCTTCAAACCATTTCTCCTGGCACGGCCATCGACGGGCCCGCGCCATGTTCAAGGCTTTGGATGGACAGCGGGCCTTCGGGTTTCATGACAAAGCCACCACCATTCGGACCGCGACGGACATGGGAGAACAATCGGGCCGCGCGCGTCCCTCCCGTTTCCAGCCTACGCTGCACCGGGTGACCGATTCCGCACGCAACGCCCTGCGCGGGGCCCGCCGCGTGGTGGTGAAGATTGGGACCAACGCGCTGACCAGCGCCACCGGCCGCTTCAACCGCGCCCACTTCCAGGCCCTGGGAGAGGACCTGCTGTGGGCCGCCCGGGGGAGGGAGCTGGTGGTGGTGTCCAGCGGCGCCATCGCGCTGGGCATGGAGCGGCTGGGGCTGCCCGCGCGGCCCCGGGACATCCCAGGCAAGCAGGCGTGCGCGGCGGTGGGGCAGAGCCGCCTGATGCAGGCGTACGAGGAGGCCTTCGGCCACGCGGCCCGCGCCGTGGCGCAGGTGCTGCTCACCCATGAGGACGTGCAGGAGCGGCGGCGCTACCTCAACGTCAAGCACACCCTGGACCGGCTGCTGGCAGCGGGCGTGGTGCCGGTCATCAACGAGAACGACACCGTGTCGGTGGACGAGCTCAAGTTCGGCGACAACGACACCCTGGCGAGCCTGGTGGCCGGCGTGGTGGAGGCCGACGCGCTGGTGCTGCTGTCCGACGTGGAGGGCCTGTACACCGCCGACCCCCGCCGCGACGCCGAGGCGCGGCTGATGTCCACCGTGCCGGGCGTCACGCCGGAGGTCCTGGCGCTCGCCGGGGACGCCACCAGCGCCGTGGGCACCGGAGGCATGGCGTCCAAGGTCCGCGCCGCCGCGCGCGCCGCGGAGCTGGGCATCCCGTGCGTCATCACCTCCGGCGCGGTGCCCGGCCGGCTGCGCGGCGTGCTGGAGGGCGAGCCCGTGGGCACGCTCTTCGAGCCCGCGGGCAGCCGCCGCAGCGCGCGCACCGCGTGGATCGCCCACGCCCTCAGGCCCCGGGGCCGGCTGGTGGTGGACGCGGGGGCCCGGGAAGCCATCGTCACCGGCAAGCGCAGCCTGCTGCCCAGCGGCGTGAAGGGCGTGGAGGGGGAGTTCAGCCGGGGCGACCCCGTGGACCTGGCGGATGCGGCCGGGACGGTGTTCGCCCGGGGGCTCTCCACCTACGACGCCAGCGACCTGCGGCGCATCGCCGGACGGCGCAGCGCGGACATCGAAGGGGTGCTGGGCTACCGCTACCTGGACGAAGCGGTGCACCGCGACGATCTGGCGGTGCTGTAGCGGGAGGCGCAACGGCCGCAGGCCCCGGGCCGCCTAGATGGAGGAGGACACCGACTGCACCGTGCCGGGCGCCTCTTCCGTGAGCCGCATCAGCGCGCGGAACTCCGGCGAGTCCACCTTCATCAGGAGCAGCGATACCTCCAGCTCCCCGGGCACCCGGCCGAGCTGGAACTTGCGCTCCTGGCCGTGCAGCAGGGCGAGCCGCGAGTGGCCTTCGGCTTCGGGCAGCGACAGGTCCAGCTCCAACTGGAACGCGTCCCCTTCACCCCGCGGCGTGAGCACCAGGCGGTAGTCCGGGGCCAGGGCGCCCGGACGGCGGCGCTCGGCGCGCAGCGTGCGGCCGGACTGGCCCAGCAGCTTGGGTTGGGCGATGAGCCGGCCGTCGCGGCGGACCTCCAGCGCGAAGTAGAGCGGTTCGGAGCGCGCGTGCGCCGGGGGCGCGGCGAAGAGGGCCAGCAGCACCAGCGCCAGCCCGGGAAGCCATGTCTTCAGCAGGGAGGTGCGGTCCATGGGTGAGCCCCTCGTCTAAAGCATCCGTCCGCCGCGTCGGCCCCACGGCAGCCAACGGACCCGCGAAGGTCCGCCGTCGCTTCGCACTCATTTCGACAATTCCCAAGGAATAACCCAGACGCGCCCCGAGTGCGAGCCCCACGCCCCTGGTTGTCTGCTGCCTTGCGGACGAATCAGGGGGGCTTTGCCGATACCTGCTTGCCTGTTCAGGTGGGGGAGGCTATCCCTTCCGGACGGGCGCGGCCTTCCGCGCTGTTCATGGAGCTGTCCCTTCCCTGGCCCATGTCCCCCCAAAACCTCCCGGAAGTACCCGGTCTGCTTGATCTCCCGGGTCCTGTCCGCCATCGTCACCGATCTTCTGAATGGACCGCACGGAACGCATCCTTGATCTCGTGGCACTGCTGCTCGACGCGCGGGAACCCATCTCGTGGGCGGAGCTGCGCGAGCACTTCCCCGCCGACTACGGCGGTTCGGATGACGCCGCGGAGCGCAAGTTCGAGCGCGACAAGGCGGAGCTCGTCGAGCTGGGCTTCCCCCTGAGCTACGTGCAGGGCGACGACGAGCGGCGCGACGGCTACCTCGTCGACCGGAACGTCTACTACCTGCCGGAGGCGGACCTCACGAAGGAGGAGCTGGCCGTGCTCTACGCCGCCGGCTCCGCCGCGCTGGCGTCCGGGGCCTTCCCGGGCCGGGACGACCTGGCGCACGCGCTGCGCAAGATCGGCTTCTTCGCCGGCGAATCCCTGCCCACCCCGCGCGTGCGCATGGAGCTGGGCACCGGCCAGGAGGGCCAGGAGAAGGAGGTCTCCGCCCGGCTGGAGACGCTCTGGGAGGCGTGCTCCGCGCACAAGTGGGTGCAGCTGACCTACGGCAGCCCCAAGCAGGTGGGGGTGACGGAGCGGCGCGTGGACCCGTATGGGCTCGCGCTCCGTCGCGGCGTGTGGACGCTGGTGGGCTACTGCCATCTGCGCCAGGGCCTGCGCACCTTCCACGTCCACCGCATCCGCGAGCTGAAGGCGAACACCGCCCGGCCGCGCACCCCGGACTTCGAGGTTCCCGCTGACTTCTCGCTGGACGCGCACGTGGCCTACTTCCCGTGGCAGTACCGCTTCCATGAGCCCATGGAGGTGACGCTGCTGCTGACGGGGCCGCTGGCCTCGCGCGCGGGCTCGCTGTTCCCCGGCGCGGCGCTGGAGCCGGTGGGGGAGGGCGTGACGCGCGCCCGCTTCCCGGTGACGTTCGTGGACGGGCTGGCGCGGTTCGTCCTGTCGCTCGGCGCGGACTGCCGCGTGGAGGGACCTCCGGAGGCGCGCGAGCGGCTGGAGCGGATGGCGGCGCGCATCCTGGAGAAGCACGCGTTGGTGGAAGGCCCCCGGGTGAGCGCATGAGCAACGTCCACGAGCGGCTGCGCCGCCTGCTGTTCCTCGTCCCCTACGTCTCCAAGCACCCGGGCGTCACGGTGGAGGCCCTGGCCAAGGCGCTCACCATCAGCCGCGAGGACCTGCTGGAGGAGCTGGACCTGCTCACGTGCGTGGGCCGGCCGCCCTTCAACCCGGACGACTACATCGACATCTACGTGGACAACGACCGCGTCTACGTGGACCTGGATCAGCGCCTGTACGCGCCGCCCCGGCTGACGGCGGGCGAGGCCGCGGCCCTGGCCGCCGCGGCGGAGCTGCTGCGCCCGGCCACCGGGGATGCGCTCCAGAGCGCCCTGACGAAGCTGGAGAACATCATCCCGCCCGCCGCGCGCGAGCGCTTCCGGGACATGTACCGGAAGATCGACGCCACGGGCGAGGCGCCCCTGGCGCTGGGGCCGCTCACCCGGGCCATCCTGGAGCGGCTGGAGGTGACGTTCGCCTACGCCAGCCCCGGCCGCCCGTCCGAGCCGCGCCGGGTGCGCCCCTACGAGCTGCTCAGCAACCGGGGCCAGTGGTACCTCCAGGGCTTCTGCCACACCCGCCAGGACGCCCGCCTGTTCCGGCTGGACCGGATGGAGGACCTGGGCGTCACCAGCACCGGCTTCCAGCCCCCGGCGGATGCCCGCGCGGACGTGCCCAACCCGGCGCGCGGCGCGAGCGAGGCCTCCGTGCGGGTGCGCTTCTCGCCCACGGCCGCACCCTACGTGAAGGAGCGCTTCGGGCAGGACGCCCGCCCGCTCGCTGACGGAGGGGTGGAGGTGCGCGTGGCCGGAGACAGTGAGCGCTGGCTCACCCAGTGGGTGCTATCCTTCGGCGGCGAGGCGGAGGTGCTGGAGCCGGCGAGCGCTCGCGCCGCCGTTGCCCGAGCCGTGCATGCCTCGATAGGCTCCTAGGACGACATGGCTTTCCAACTGACGATCTCCGAGGGAAAAGACGCTGGCAAGGAGTTCGTCTTCGACCAGGACTCCGTGCTCATCGGTCGCACCTCCGAGTGTGACGTGGTGCTGTACGACCCCGGTGTGTCCCGCCGCCACTGCCGCATCGTGAAGATGGGCGAGGGCTACGGGGTGGAGGACCAGAAGAGCGCCAACGGCACGCTCATCAACGGCGCGGCGGTGCAGAAGCACGAGCTCGTCGACGGGGATGCCATCACGCTGGGGCCGGTGACGTTCCTGTTCGCCATCGCGCAGGACGAGGCGCAAACGGGCGAGGACGACGCGCCCCAGGAAGACGGCGCCAACAGCACCCGCATCGTGTCCATGGACTCGCTGCGCAAGCAGCGCAACAAGAAGGCCGCCGCGGCGCTGGCTCCGGAAGGCGCCGACGAGGAGGAGCTCCAGGGCATCCGCGCGGAGTCCACCCGCATGAACATGCGGGCGATCCGCCGGCCCACCACGAACCCCCAGCGCGCCGCCCTGCCGCCCCCCGACGAGGACGCGCCCCAGGCGCTGGCGCCGCGTCCGTCCGGGGCGTCCTCCCCCGCGCGCCGCACGGGCGCCCAGTCCTCCCGGTCGGTGGCCCGCGCGTCGTCTCCGCGCGCCGGCACCGGGGGCGGCCTGTCCGCCGCGGAGCGCGCCCGCATCCGCCGTGAGACGCCGGGCATCGCGGCCAACCTGCGCCTGTTCTGGGCGGAGGCCAACGCCAAGGTCCGCGGGGTCGTCATGGCCGGCGGCGCCGTGGTGGTGCTGGGCCTCTTCGGCCTGCTGTACTGGCTGGTGCTGGGCGGCGGTGAAGAGGTGCAGCGCGGCGAGGAGCCGGTACGCCTGAGCAACCAGCCCATCAACGATTCGTTCGGCCTGGGGCCCGGCGTCACCTGGAACCGGCCGGACATGAAGGTCTTCGAGTGGGAGTTCGTCGCCGCCACGCGCGCGGTGGTCATCCTCCACTACCAGGCGCAGGGCATCTCCAAGGACGAGATCGTGGTGAGCGTCAACGGCGTGGACGTGGGCAAGGTGCCCCCGGACACGCTGGCCAGCCAGGAGCGCTCGCTGGAGCTGATGATCCCGCCCCAGCACCTGCGCAAGGGCGAGCCCAACCGCATCATCTTCGACAACACCCGCAACCCGCCCGGCGAGGACCCCTGGCGCGTCTGGAACGTCTGGGTGGAGCGCGCCCTGCTGCCGGAGCAGCTCTCCACGGTGCAGCTGGTGCAGATGGCCAGCGAGTCCTACAAGAAGGGCCGCAAGAAGTTCGAGACGCCGGACATCGGCGCGGGCAACCGCTACGAGGCGTGGAAGTCCTTCCGCGAGGCGTGGCTGATGCTGGAGGCCCACCCGGACCCCAAGCCGGACCTCTACTTCGAGGCCCAGGAGCGCATGAAGGCCGCCCAGCAGGAGCTGGACCGGACGTGCTCCAAGCTGCTGCTGGAGGTGGAGGGCTACTACAACCAGAGCCAGTACAAGCAGGCCGCCGCCACCCTGAACCACATGCGCGAGTACTTCCCCGAGTACGACCAGCCGTGCGCCACGCGCGCGGAGAACAAGCGCACCGAGTACGGCCTGTAGTCCGCCGGGTCCGGTAGACAACGGTGCAACCCCGCCTGGGAGGCGGGCAGGGCCCGTCCGGGTTGCCGGCCCCCCCTTCCGTTCCCACCCTGAAAAGGGTGATGCGTGAGCTTCGGGGGGAGGAGGGCGGAGGGGAAGGGCAGGCTCCCATGGGGGCCCGGTCGGTGAGGGCCGAGCGCCTGGCGCGCAGCCCGGGGCCGGTGCCGGAGCACGGGCCGGTGTGGAACCCCGGCGTGTCCCGGCGGCTGCTCGCCCGCTACTACCTGCCCCAGCGCCACACCACGCTCCAGGGCAACGCGTGCCGCCTGCTGCGCGACGGCGTGGAGGCCTACCCGGAGATGCTGGAGGCCATCCGCCGGGCGCGCCGCTCCATCCGCCTGGAGACGTACATGTTCGTCACCGACGCGGTGGGCGAGCTGTTCGGTCAGGCCCTGGCGGAGGCCGCCGAGCGCGGCGTGCACGTGAAGGTCCTCTACGACGCGGTGGGGTCGTGGACCAGCCGCCGGAGCTTCTTCGAGGGCCTGCGCCAGCGCGGCGTGGACGTGCGGGCCTTCAAGCCCTTCAGCCTGTCGCGCGGGCTGCGCCACCTGTTCCGCCGCGACCACCGGAAGATCCTCGTGGTGGACGGCACGGTGGCCTTCACGGGCGGGGTGAACATCGCCGCGCACTGGGCGCCGGAGGGGCAGGGCGTCGCGTGGCGCGACGACGTGCTCAAGATTGAAGGCCCCGCGGTGCACGAGCTGGAGCGCCGCTTCCTCGCCACCTGGCGGATGATGTTCCAGGACCGGCTGAGCCGGCTGCGCCGCCGCATCCAGGGCGTGCCCGTGCCGCAGGCCGGGCCCCGCCGGGGCGACGTGGGGCTGGCCGTGCTGTCCAGCCGGCGCAGCATCCACCGCGCCTACCTGCACGCCATCCAGCGCTCGCGCCAGAGCGTGCTCATCGCCGCGGGCTACTTCGTGCCGGACCGCCGGCTGGTCGCCGCGCTCAAGGACGCGGCGAGGCGGGGCGTGGAGGTCAGCCTGCTGCTCAACGGCGGCAAGAGCGACCACCCCTTCCTGGAGCACGCGACGCGCGCCTTCTACGAGACGCTGATGGGCGCCGGCATCCGCATCTTCGAATGGCAGCGCGGCGTGCTGCACGCCAAGACGGCCGTGGTGGACGGCATCTGGGGCACCATCGGCTCGTTCAACCTGGAGCGGCTCTCCCTGGCGTTCAACCACGAGGTCAACGCCGTGTTCGCGGACCCGCGCCTGGGCCGCGAGCTGGAGGATTCCTTCCGCACCGACTGCGGCGACTGTCGCGAGGTGGACCTGACCGTCTTCCGCCGCCGGCCCCTCTGGCAGAAGGCCGTGGAGCGGGTGCTGTACTTCTTCCGCAAGGTGCTCTGAGCCCGACACCGGGGCCGGCCCTGGAGTCGCCTCCGGAGCCTCTGGGGAAACAGGGGGCTCCGGGCAACCGTCCACCGCCTGCAACGCGGTGCAGGAACCCTTTGCATGCTGGGTGCGAGGGCCATAGAAGTTGCCTCATTCCGGCACGGAAGGACGGCAACGAACATGACGGACAGTTTCGGCACGAAGGCCAAGCTCAAGGTGGGCTCGGCGACCTACGACCTCTTCAGCCTGGGGACGCTGGCGAAGTCCCACCCGGCGGTGAACCGCCTCCCGTTCTCCCTCAAGGTGCTGCTGGAGAACCTGCTGCGCAACGAGGACGGCCGCGTCGTCAAGCGTGAGCACATCGAGAAGATGCTCGCGTGGGACCCCAAGGCCGCGCCGGAGACGGAGATCTCCTTCCACCCCGCGCGCGTGCTGCTCCAGGACTTCACCGGCGTGCCCGCGGTCGTGGACATGGCCGCCATGCGCGAGGCGCTCGCCGCCATGGGCGGGGACCCCGCGAAGATCAACCCGCGCAACCCGGCCGACCTCGTCATCGACCACTCGGTGCAGATCGACTCCTTCGCCACCACCGCGGCCTTCAAGGAGAACGCGGAGCTGGAGTTCGAGCGCAACCGCGAGCGCTACGCCTTCCTGCGCTGGGGCCAGAGCGCGTTCAAGGGCTTCGGCGTGGTGCCGCCGGACATTGGCATCTGCCACCAGGTGAACCTGGAGTTCCTGGCGCAGGTGACGTTCCGCCAGGGCACCATGGTCTACCCGGACACGCTCGTGGGCACGGACAGCCACACGACGATGATCAACGGCCTGGGCGTGGTCGGCTGGGGCGTGGGCGGCATCGAGGCGGAGGCCGCGCTCTTGGGCCAGCCCATCACGATGCTCATTCCGCAGGTGGTGGGCTTCAAGCTCACCGGCAAGCTGCCCCCGGGCGCGACGGCCACCGACCTGGTGCTCACCGTCACGCAGATGCTCCGCAAGAAGGGCGTCGTCGGCAAGTTCGTGGAGTTCTACGGCAACGGCCTGAAGAACCTGTCGCTGCCGGACCGCGCCACCATCGCGAACATGGCCCCGGAGTACGGCGCCACCATCGGCTTCTTCCCCGTGGACGAGGAGAGCTGCAACTACCTGCGCTTCACCGGCCGCCCGGATGACGTCGTCGCGCTGACGGAGGCGTACGCGAAGGAGCAGGGCCTGTGGCGCACGGACGGCGCCCCGGATCCGCTCTTCACCGACACGCTGGAGCTGGACCTGGCCACCGTGGTGCCCAGCCTCGCGGGCCCCAAGCGCCCGCAGGACCGCGTGCCCCTGAAGGACATGAAGGCGGGCTACGAGGCGTCGCTCGTGGAGATGCTGTCCGCCGGCAAGAGCAAGGGCGAGGACGACGAGGGCCCCAAGGGCGGCGCCAAGGCCCCCGCGGCCCCGGTGCCCCCGGAGCGGCTGGCCCAGAGCGTCACCGTGAAGAACGGCAAGCAGAGCTACCAGGTGGGCCACGGCGCGGTCGTCATCGCGTCCATCACCTCCTGCACCAACACGTCCAACCCGGCCGTGCTGGTGGCCGCCGGCATCCTGGCGAAGAACGCCGTGGAGAAGGGCCTCAAGCCCCAGCCGTGGGTGAAGACGAGCCTGGCCCCTGGCAGCCGCGTCGTCACCGAGTACCTGCGGGACGCGGGCCTGCTGCCCTACCTGGAGGCCGTGGGCTTCCACGTCGTGGGCTACGGCTGCACCACCTGCATCGGCAACTCCGGCCCGCTGCCGGAGGCCGTGTCCAACGCGGTGGTGGAGGGCGACCTCGTGGTGGCCGCCGTGCTGTCCGGCAACCGCAACTTCGAGGGCCGCATCAACCCGCACGTGCGCATGAACTACCTGGCGAGCCCCCCGCTCGTGGTGGCGTACGCGCTGGCCGGTGAGGTGGGCCGCGACCTGAACAACGAGCCGCTGGGCACGGATCCGAACGGCAAGCCGGTGTTCCTCAAGGACATCTGGCCCTCCGACCAGGAGATCCGGGAGACCATCCGCACGGCGGTGAAGCCGGAGCAGTTCCGCAGCCAGTACGCCAATGCGATGGACGGCGACGCGCTGTGGCAGCAGCTCCAGGTGAGCAAGGGCTCCACCTTCCAGTGGGA
This genomic interval carries:
- a CDS encoding phospholipase D-like domain-containing protein is translated as MGARSVRAERLARSPGPVPEHGPVWNPGVSRRLLARYYLPQRHTTLQGNACRLLRDGVEAYPEMLEAIRRARRSIRLETYMFVTDAVGELFGQALAEAAERGVHVKVLYDAVGSWTSRRSFFEGLRQRGVDVRAFKPFSLSRGLRHLFRRDHRKILVVDGTVAFTGGVNIAAHWAPEGQGVAWRDDVLKIEGPAVHELERRFLATWRMMFQDRLSRLRRRIQGVPVPQAGPRRGDVGLAVLSSRRSIHRAYLHAIQRSRQSVLIAAGYFVPDRRLVAALKDAARRGVEVSLLLNGGKSDHPFLEHATRAFYETLMGAGIRIFEWQRGVLHAKTAVVDGIWGTIGSFNLERLSLAFNHEVNAVFADPRLGRELEDSFRTDCGDCREVDLTVFRRRPLWQKAVERVLYFFRKVL
- the acnA gene encoding aconitate hydratase AcnA gives rise to the protein MTDSFGTKAKLKVGSATYDLFSLGTLAKSHPAVNRLPFSLKVLLENLLRNEDGRVVKREHIEKMLAWDPKAAPETEISFHPARVLLQDFTGVPAVVDMAAMREALAAMGGDPAKINPRNPADLVIDHSVQIDSFATTAAFKENAELEFERNRERYAFLRWGQSAFKGFGVVPPDIGICHQVNLEFLAQVTFRQGTMVYPDTLVGTDSHTTMINGLGVVGWGVGGIEAEAALLGQPITMLIPQVVGFKLTGKLPPGATATDLVLTVTQMLRKKGVVGKFVEFYGNGLKNLSLPDRATIANMAPEYGATIGFFPVDEESCNYLRFTGRPDDVVALTEAYAKEQGLWRTDGAPDPLFTDTLELDLATVVPSLAGPKRPQDRVPLKDMKAGYEASLVEMLSAGKSKGEDDEGPKGGAKAPAAPVPPERLAQSVTVKNGKQSYQVGHGAVVIASITSCTNTSNPAVLVAAGILAKNAVEKGLKPQPWVKTSLAPGSRVVTEYLRDAGLLPYLEAVGFHVVGYGCTTCIGNSGPLPEAVSNAVVEGDLVVAAVLSGNRNFEGRINPHVRMNYLASPPLVVAYALAGEVGRDLNNEPLGTDPNGKPVFLKDIWPSDQEIRETIRTAVKPEQFRSQYANAMDGDALWQQLQVSKGSTFQWEEKSTYVRKPPFFENLPKEPKPTQDIKGARVLALLGDSVTTDHISPAGNIAKTSPAAKYLMAEGVEPKDFNSYGARRGNHEVMVRGTFANIRLKNLLVPGVEGGVTVHIPTRERMSIYDASMKYQAENIPLVVLAGAEYGTGSSRDWAAKGTQLLGVKAVIAKSFERIHRSNLVGMGVLPLQFEAGQDAQSLGLTGQETFEITGVADGLAPQKKLTVKATGGEKGPIEFTAVCRIDTPNELDYYRNGGILQYVLRQLAKA